TATCTGGGCTGATGACAGCTCCTTTGTGGAGTAAGGGACGATTTCATCGCCGGAAGACAAGTAGGCAACTTTCACTTTCCTGTATACTTCCACTTCTGTTACACCAAGGGAAGCGAGCGCACCAAGTTCCTGGGGCCGCAGTTTTGTCCCCATTTCGAGAACGGGTTCGCCTTCTTTGACATCTTCACCGGCGGAAATCACATTTTCACCCGGGGCGACCTGCCGGAATGTATTCAGCAGGCCGTCCATTTCCTCACAGTGCTCGATCATGATGACACTGTCGCTTCCCGGGGGCAGCATACCTCCTGTCGGCACTGATATAGCTTCGCCCTGATTCAGCTGCTGTACGGCCTCTTCTCCCATTTCTACACGTCCGGCGACATCAAGGAAACCGGGCATGGACTCACTTGATCCATATGTGTCCCTTGCGATGACGGCATACCCGTCTACTGTTGACCGTGCAAACCCCGGCACATTTTCAGCGGCGGCTACGTTTGCTGCCAGAATTCTGCCCCGGGCTGCTTCAAGAGGGATTATTTCCGTCTCCTGGAGCGGCTGGACATACTGCCGGATCAGTTCAAACGTTTCTTCGACCGTCTTCACGTTAAAAAATTGCATGTGTTACTTCCTCCCTATGTTCACAAAGGGCGCTGGTCCGCTTTTTTCTTTGCTGTTTCATATTCACCGGGCCGGTTCATGTTAAAAAACAAATCATCAACGGAAACGTCCGTTTCCGCCTCAATTGCCTTTTCATCGATATAAAGGACGTTAAGGCCACCGAGCAGATCCGTCACCCGCCTGTTCCCCTTTTTCAGGCACTCCCCGGCTTTTTCATAAACATGTTTATGATAGACAGCAAAAAGCGGGTGAAGCTTTCCCTTTATGTTTGGAACTACCGCTTCGAAATCGCGGCCTCTTTCTACAAACAGCGCAGCCAGATCTGAAGAGGCAAACGGCATATCACAGGCCATCACCAGATTCAAATCGTAACTTGACGCCTTCAAACCGGCATGTATTCCTGCCAGCGGACCTTCTCCTGGAAAACGATCGGTGATGACGGGAACATTCAAAAACTTGTATGTGCCGGGATCATTGGCAACCACAATAACTTCATCAAAGACTGTAAGCATCCTCTCGGATAGTATTTCAATCGTCGTCCTGTCACCGATCGGGAGCAGCGCTTTGTTTGTCCCCATCCGGCTCGATTTTCCGCCGGCGAGGATAATTGCCCCTGCTTTCAAACCTTTCACCCCGTTTGCAGACTGCACTTGGGCAGTCTCCTATATTCGTTCGACATTAAGAGACTGTTTCCTCCCCTGAAGGACCAGTTCCGTAACCTTTATCTTGGGCAACGAAATCCAGGTGTATCGTCTGGATATCGAGTAAAGAGGGCGCTGGCTTCTTTAGCAGCTGGCGGCTGTCAATGATTTTCATATATCCGTTGCATTCTTTACAGACCTGGATTTTGTTTACAGAGTCCCCTTCGATTTGCAAATACTGAAGAGTGTCATGATCATCATTGCCGCAATGTGTGCAAGATAGCCGTTTTTCCTGCCAGCTTGCGTGGCAGCGCGGACAGTCAGCAACTTTTTTGCCTTCACCTTCAAGGTGTGAAAGCCGGACCGGTTCGCCGCATACCGGACAGCCGCTCTCATTTTCGGCTTTATCCAAATAAGGGGCTGCTTCATCTGCAAGCAGACGTAAATACGGCCGGACAGCCTGTTCCGCAAGATAATGCGGCACCCATTCCGGCAAGCTATGCTCTTCTGCAAACCCGGCAAAATAATAATTGTTAAATGACAATGCTTCGCTGAACCATCTTTCGGCAATGTCCTTATCAAGCAATTGCGACGCTTTCTCGGAAAGCCCCTCGACTTCAGCATTTTCCTGTTCCAGCCTTGAAGCAAGGTCAATGATCCACTTGATATATGTTTCAGGATCAAACTTGATGCTTGCAGACAGTACTGCCGGCGCTTTGGTTTCCAGAAACGCTTCATTATTAAGGACGACGGCCTCTTTCTCCAGTTCATTTTTCCAGCTGTCCTGGAACGAGAGAATTTCTTTTTGCAGGGCAATATAGGACTCTGAGACAACAGAATGTTTTTTCATGATTGTACCCCCATTTATAAGTAGTTTCCGATTGATTTTCACAACCGGGAAATTATTTTCAAAAGAAAGGGCTGCCCGGCACCGAGCAGCCCTTATAGGATAATGGTTTGTGCCCGTATCTGTGTACGGTGTCATATGTTAGGAACAAATTGTTATTCGATTGATCGATCCCTATATGCTGTAGCATAATTCCGGGAACGGAATCGTTATTGCTTGATTTAAAAGTGGTATTCTTCTTAAGGCTGCAGTTGTTTATGCACCTTTTTTCCCTTTTTTATCAGGTTTAACCTTTCCTTCTTTCACAAGCTCATCGTACCATTTTCCATGGTGATCCTTGGCGTATTCCACATCAACATCACCTTTGATCACACCGCGCATGGACGCCCTTGAGCCGGGATGGCCGACACTGAGGTAAACATGTCCGACAACTACGGCAATGGCAAGGCCGAATCCTACATTGTGGAGGAAGTAACCCCATTGTACAAGTGCCTGCGGGAATACGTCCGGAAACCACATTGTGAAACCTGAAAAGATGATGATGACCGCTGTAATAATTTGCAGCCAGGAGTTCACTTTTTCTCCGGCATTGAAAAAGCCCTGCTTCGGCACTTTGCCTTTCTTACCGAAAAATTCTTTCACGAATGGACCGAAGAATTTAATATCTTCTTTCCGCCACGTTATGATTTCCTTGATCCACCGGAAAAATCCTTTTGGATCAAACACGAGCCAGATGAATGTCGGCAGCAAGAAGATGACTGCAAAGACACGGTGCAAAAGACGCGCATTTTCTGGCCCTCCAAATACCGGATAAAGCCAATCAAAAAATTCCGTATACATCGGCAGCGCTGTGAGATACAGTGCAAAAAACGCGACTGCATTGACCCAGTGGGCCCAGATAAAGGCTTTCGAAAAACGTTTGACTGTTTTGACAGGCGTTTGCGTTTTACTCATTGCCTTCACCTCCATCACTGGAATGATCTTCTTTATCTTTATTGAACAAGTGGTTAGAAATGTAACCGCCGATGACTGCCATTGTTGTGGCACCGAGCATCGCTTTGCCAAGAGGCTGTGCATAGTCTTTCCAGAGTACAGCTGATGTCGGTACTTTCGGATTTTCCGGCAGGTCGTAAACAGACGGCTTATCAGCCAGAACGTACACAGTGTGAGTGCCGCCTACACCAGATGGATTGTAAAGGGTGGCATTCGGGAAGCGGTCCTTCACTTCTTTCACGCGCTTTTCCGCTTTTGATACCATTTCCTCACGATCGCCGAACTCGATGGCGCCGGTATGGCAAACCGTCGCACAGGCAGGTGCCATCCCTTCGTCAAGGCGGTCGGTGCAAAGTGTGCATTTCTGTGCTTTCCGGTACTCTTTTCCGTTGTCGTCTTTATAATCTGCCAGAGAAATGACGCCAAACGGGCAGTTTTGTTCACAGTATCCGCAGCCGACACACGTATCAGCATCTATGACAACAGACCCGTGATCTGTATAACTGATTGCAGCTTCCGGGCAAACCTTCTGGCATGCCGCATCGGTACAGTGCAAGCAGGCTGAGTGGCGGAACAGCCACTCCATGTTGCCTTTGCTGTTTTCGTGCTCTGTGAATGTCAGGTTATTCCACGTATGCGCAGTAACGCTTTTGTGGGACTGATAGCTGCCTCCGAAATCCTGCGGCTCAGCCGGCAGGTCATTCCAGTTTTTACATGCCACCATACAGGCGCGGCAGCCGTCACATTTGGTGACATCGACCAATTTTGTATACTGTCCCATTAGTCAGCCCTCCTTACGTTACAGAGGAATGCCTTGTACTCAGGGATCATCGTGTTGGCATCACCGATGTGCGGTGTCAGGCGGTTCGCCGTGCCTCCTGTAACAAATCCTTTATAGCCGAAATGCCACGGCATACCGACCTGGTGGATTTTTTCGCCTCTTACCGTATATGGCTTGAAGCGCTTGGTAACCATCGCAAAGGCTTCAATTTCACCGCGCGCGGAGCTGATCATGATTTTATCTTTATTTTTGATTCCTTTTTCTTTAGCGAGTTCTTCACTCATTTCCACATACATATGCGGCATGAGTTCAGACAGCCATTCCTGGTTACGCGTCATTGCGCCTGATTGCCAGTGTTCCGTCACACGGTAAGTTGTCGCGACAATCGGGAAGTCTTTCTTTGCGCCTTTAGGGTTGTGCTTTCCTGTCCAAATCTTGATTGTCGGATTGATTTCTTGACTTGAAAATGCATTAGGCACAGGACTTTCAAATGGTTCGTAATGCTCTGGGTACGGACCGTCGGCAGGAGCTTTGGAAAAGATGCTGCCTACTCCGTCAGGAAGCATAATGAATGGATCTTTGCCACCTGGATCTGTTGGCGCCTTTGTTTTTCCGAAGTCAGGTACGTCATGACCTGTCCATTCTTTTTTAGCCGGGTCCCACCAGATGTTTTCTTTATCCTTGGCCCACGGCTTTCCATTAAGATCCGCAGAAGCCCGGTTGTAAAGGATACGGCGGTTGACAGGCCATGCAAATGACCAGTTCAGGAAATTCCCCATGCCGGTGTCTTTGTTGTCACGGCGCTTGGAAAGGTTCTTGCCTTCTTCTGGATAGAAACCGCTGTAGATCCAGTTTCCGCTGCATGTTGATCCATCATCAGCCAGTTTGGTGAAGTTTTGCACCAACTTTCCGGTATTCGTGTCATAGCCGTTGATTTCCCTTGAAACAAGGTCAATATCCGGATGTTCACCGTGTCCATAGTTCCAATGTAGGGCCTGGACAGGTTTATCCGCCGGCGTGCTTCCGCCTTTATACAGTTCTTTCAGACGGAGGGCAAGCATATTGATGACTTCAAGATCCGCCTTGGAATCGCCTTTTGGTTCGATCGCTTTCCAGCGGTATTGCATCCAGCGCCCGCTGTTGGAAACGGTCCCTTCTTTTTCATAAGAAGCTGCGGCAGGAAGCAGAAATACTTCCGTTTTAATTTTGCTTGGATCGCTGCCCGCTTCTTTTTGCCAGAAGGCGGCTGTTTCTGTTTCCCAAAGATCGGCAGCAACGAGCCAATCAAGGTTCGCCATTGCTTCCTTCTCTTTACCTGCATTTGGTCCGCCGACTACCGGATTGGTTCCAAATGCGAACATCCCTTTTATCTGGTTGGCGTACATCGCCTCAAACAGGGAAATGTGAGAATAGTTTTTATTTCCTTTAGCCAGGTACTGGTAACCGAATTCATTTTCTTTTGTCCCGTTCGGTCCATAGAACGCTTTAAGAAGACTCACCATGAATTTCGGTTTGTTGCTCCAGTAACCGCTGGCCGGCGTTTCTTTTTCAAGATATTTTTCAAGCGTGCTGTGCTCCGGAATTGCTGTCGGTGTTCCAATATATCCCGGCAAAATGTGATATAGCAGGGCAAAGTCAGTTGACCCCTGTACATTGGACTCTCCGCGGAGTGCGTTTACACCGCCGCCAGGACGCCCGATGTTTCCAAGAAGAAGCTGAAGCATCGCATAGCTGCGGACATTCTGCGTGCCGACTGTATGCTGGGTTGTTCCCATCGCATACATGATGGTGCCCGTTTTCTCAACGGCACCTGTTGAACAGAACTGCTCCGCCACTTTCAGGAAATCTTCTTTCGGCATTCCTACAACGTTTGCGACAGTATCAGCATCATATCTTGAATAATGCTTTTTGATGACCTGGAAAACGGTGCGAGGATTCTCAAGTGTATAATCTTTTTTGATATTCCCTTCTTCATCCTGCTGGAAAGACCAAGTACTCTTGTCGTATTTCCGCTCCGCTTCCTCATAGCCTGTGAATAATCCATCATCATAACCGAAGCCTTCATCAAGAAGGAAGGCGGCATTCGTATAATGGGCTACATATTCTTTATGGATAAGATTGTTTTCAATTGCGTAATTGATCATACCGCCGATAAAAGCAATGTCCGTCCCTGAACGCAACGGCGC
This portion of the Bacillus marinisedimentorum genome encodes:
- a CDS encoding formate dehydrogenase subunit gamma — encoded protein: MSKTQTPVKTVKRFSKAFIWAHWVNAVAFFALYLTALPMYTEFFDWLYPVFGGPENARLLHRVFAVIFLLPTFIWLVFDPKGFFRWIKEIITWRKEDIKFFGPFVKEFFGKKGKVPKQGFFNAGEKVNSWLQIITAVIIIFSGFTMWFPDVFPQALVQWGYFLHNVGFGLAIAVVVGHVYLSVGHPGSRASMRGVIKGDVDVEYAKDHHGKWYDELVKEGKVKPDKKGKKGA
- a CDS encoding 4Fe-4S dicluster domain-containing protein: MGQYTKLVDVTKCDGCRACMVACKNWNDLPAEPQDFGGSYQSHKSVTAHTWNNLTFTEHENSKGNMEWLFRHSACLHCTDAACQKVCPEAAISYTDHGSVVIDADTCVGCGYCEQNCPFGVISLADYKDDNGKEYRKAQKCTLCTDRLDEGMAPACATVCHTGAIEFGDREEMVSKAEKRVKEVKDRFPNATLYNPSGVGGTHTVYVLADKPSVYDLPENPKVPTSAVLWKDYAQPLGKAMLGATTMAVIGGYISNHLFNKDKEDHSSDGGEGNE
- the glp gene encoding gephyrin-like molybdotransferase Glp, which encodes MQFFNVKTVEETFELIRQYVQPLQETEIIPLEAARGRILAANVAAAENVPGFARSTVDGYAVIARDTYGSSESMPGFLDVAGRVEMGEEAVQQLNQGEAISVPTGGMLPPGSDSVIMIEHCEEMDGLLNTFRQVAPGENVISAGEDVKEGEPVLEMGTKLRPQELGALASLGVTEVEVYRKVKVAYLSSGDEIVPYSTKELSSAQIRDINHITVTSLVDEWGYDAVYGGIVTDDYETFRLRAKELFDEADCLVLSGGSSVGAKDYTTEVISSLGEPGVYVHGVSIKPGKPTILAQAGGKPVIGLPGHPASAMIIFHLFGKKVMEQLSGGNPGERPDRVLARMTKNIPSSPGRADYVRVKLAKTGNEWQAEPIIGKSGLISTLVKSDGVVEIGSEKEGVQQGELVPVIVFD
- a CDS encoding formate dehydrogenase accessory protein FdhE yields the protein MKKHSVVSESYIALQKEILSFQDSWKNELEKEAVVLNNEAFLETKAPAVLSASIKFDPETYIKWIIDLASRLEQENAEVEGLSEKASQLLDKDIAERWFSEALSFNNYYFAGFAEEHSLPEWVPHYLAEQAVRPYLRLLADEAAPYLDKAENESGCPVCGEPVRLSHLEGEGKKVADCPRCHASWQEKRLSCTHCGNDDHDTLQYLQIEGDSVNKIQVCKECNGYMKIIDSRQLLKKPAPSLLDIQTIHLDFVAQDKGYGTGPSGEETVS
- the fdnG gene encoding formate dehydrogenase-N subunit alpha, whose translation is MVELSRRQFLKLSGATAATLAVVELGFNENEAHAKTRELKIAESTVTPTICPYCAVGCGILVHTKDNDVVYTEGDPDHPINEGKLCSKGTTIRQLYTSEKRLTKPLYRAPGSDKWEEKDWGWMLDTIAKRVKETRDATFIPKEGGMTVNKTEGIACLGGAALDNEEAYMLVKLMRGLGLTYIEHQARIUHSSTVAGLAPSFGRGAMTNHWNDLQHTDVAMIIGANPAENHPISFRWLLKARERGAKIISVDPRFTRTSSQADLYAPLRSGTDIAFIGGMINYAIENNLIHKEYVAHYTNAAFLLDEGFGYDDGLFTGYEEAERKYDKSTWSFQQDEEGNIKKDYTLENPRTVFQVIKKHYSRYDADTVANVVGMPKEDFLKVAEQFCSTGAVEKTGTIMYAMGTTQHTVGTQNVRSYAMLQLLLGNIGRPGGGVNALRGESNVQGSTDFALLYHILPGYIGTPTAIPEHSTLEKYLEKETPASGYWSNKPKFMVSLLKAFYGPNGTKENEFGYQYLAKGNKNYSHISLFEAMYANQIKGMFAFGTNPVVGGPNAGKEKEAMANLDWLVAADLWETETAAFWQKEAGSDPSKIKTEVFLLPAAASYEKEGTVSNSGRWMQYRWKAIEPKGDSKADLEVINMLALRLKELYKGGSTPADKPVQALHWNYGHGEHPDIDLVSREINGYDTNTGKLVQNFTKLADDGSTCSGNWIYSGFYPEEGKNLSKRRDNKDTGMGNFLNWSFAWPVNRRILYNRASADLNGKPWAKDKENIWWDPAKKEWTGHDVPDFGKTKAPTDPGGKDPFIMLPDGVGSIFSKAPADGPYPEHYEPFESPVPNAFSSQEINPTIKIWTGKHNPKGAKKDFPIVATTYRVTEHWQSGAMTRNQEWLSELMPHMYVEMSEELAKEKGIKNKDKIMISSARGEIEAFAMVTKRFKPYTVRGEKIHQVGMPWHFGYKGFVTGGTANRLTPHIGDANTMIPEYKAFLCNVRRAD
- the mobA gene encoding molybdenum cofactor guanylyltransferase, with the translated sequence MQSANGVKGLKAGAIILAGGKSSRMGTNKALLPIGDRTTIEILSERMLTVFDEVIVVANDPGTYKFLNVPVITDRFPGEGPLAGIHAGLKASSYDLNLVMACDMPFASSDLAALFVERGRDFEAVVPNIKGKLHPLFAVYHKHVYEKAGECLKKGNRRVTDLLGGLNVLYIDEKAIEAETDVSVDDLFFNMNRPGEYETAKKKADQRPL